Proteins found in one Nocardia brasiliensis ATCC 700358 genomic segment:
- a CDS encoding acyl-CoA dehydrogenase family protein — translation MDFTRDEGQDAVAEVVVSLLEREPARDIALWPSLVESGLLSVALPERFGGDGMGLPEVSVLLTELATDAVAVPALPTLGFGVLPLLSLLPDALAERVFPEVAQGAVLTAALSEPAAPFAVKPETAAVVEGGSVRITGHKIAVPYAEQARWLLIPTNSGIALVDSAAKGVIRVPSPVSGGIPECTVRLDRVEIPAEQLLPGGLAQLHRLAVASIGAVADGLLKGALVLTAEHLRTRRQFGRPLAEFQAVAQQIADLYVVSRTLHVAAVSANWALAQDDSSPEHQERIDDDLDVLAYSVAADLPAAMQKCHHLHGGLGVDITHPMHRYYSQAKDIARWLGGASFRLDRLGARCSST, via the coding sequence GTGGACTTCACCAGGGACGAAGGTCAGGACGCGGTGGCCGAGGTCGTCGTGAGTTTATTGGAGCGCGAACCGGCCCGGGATATCGCGTTGTGGCCGAGTCTGGTCGAGAGCGGGCTGCTCTCGGTGGCGCTGCCGGAGCGGTTCGGCGGCGACGGCATGGGCCTGCCCGAGGTGTCGGTGCTGCTCACCGAGCTGGCGACCGACGCGGTCGCGGTGCCCGCCCTGCCGACGCTGGGTTTCGGCGTGCTGCCGCTGCTGTCGCTGCTGCCCGACGCGCTCGCCGAGCGGGTGTTCCCCGAGGTGGCGCAGGGTGCGGTGCTCACCGCGGCGCTCAGTGAGCCCGCCGCGCCGTTCGCGGTCAAGCCGGAGACGGCGGCGGTGGTCGAGGGCGGTTCGGTGCGGATCACCGGTCACAAGATCGCCGTGCCCTACGCGGAGCAGGCGCGCTGGCTCCTGATTCCGACCAATTCCGGTATCGCACTTGTCGATTCGGCGGCAAAGGGGGTGATCCGGGTGCCGTCGCCGGTCTCGGGCGGGATTCCGGAGTGCACCGTGCGGCTCGATCGCGTGGAGATCCCGGCGGAGCAGCTGTTGCCGGGCGGCCTCGCGCAGCTGCACCGGCTGGCCGTCGCCTCGATCGGCGCCGTCGCGGACGGGCTGCTGAAGGGCGCGCTCGTGCTCACCGCCGAACATCTGCGCACCCGGCGGCAATTCGGCAGGCCGCTGGCCGAATTCCAGGCCGTCGCCCAGCAGATCGCCGACCTATACGTCGTGTCGCGCACCCTGCATGTGGCCGCCGTATCGGCGAATTGGGCTCTGGCGCAGGATGATTCCAGCCCCGAGCATCAGGAACGGATCGACGACGATCTCGACGTGCTCGCCTACAGCGTGGCCGCGGATCTGCCCGCCGCCATGCAGAAGTGTCATCACCTGCACGGCGGGCTCGGCGTGGACATCACCCACCCGATGCACCGCTACTACTCACAAGCCAAGGACATCGCTCGCTGGCTCGGCGGCGCATCGTTCCGACTAGATCGATTGGGGGCCAGATGTTCATCGACCTGA